CGCCGGAGCCGGGGTGGTGGCGGGCGCGGGTGCGGACGCGGGGCCGGCGAGGGGCGCCGGTGCCGGACGGGAGGCGTCCGTGCGAAGGGGCGGTGCGGTGCGGCCCGTTCCATGCGAGGCGAAGGGCGGCTTGGCGGTGGCGGTGGGCCGCGGCACGGCCAGCGTGAACCAGACGACCTTCCCGCTGCCGTCGTCCCGCGCGTGCATCCCCCAGCTCTGGCTGACGGCCGCGACCAACGCGAGCCCCCTGCCATGGGTGGCGAAGGGATCGCACACCTGAACGCGAGGCAGTCGCGGATCCTGGTCGCGGACCGAAACGGTCAGCCGGTCCAGCATGAGAGCGATCTCCACCGTGCACTGCTTGTCCGGCTCGGCGTGCCGATGGACATTGGTGAGCAGTTCGGTGACGCCGAGCGCCGCCGGGTCGATGAGCGGATCCAGATGCCAGTAGCGCAACTGCGCCGACACGATTCTGCGGACCTGTCCGATCCGCGACGGCAGGGCCTGGAGCTCCACCGTGCAATGCCTGCTAGGACGACTGATCACGGCTGCGACTCCCTGAAGACGTGGGGCTAGCCTGATTCAGATGCGGGCGACGAACACGTTCAGCAGTGGTGGCTGCTGGGCGCGACCGGTGGGACGGTTCTCAGCGTCACCGCTTGTTGACCCTCAGTGATACTGATACTCGTCCAGGGTCGGTCCCACCGCGCGCATGCGCAACTCGGCCGCCTCACCTCTTCGAGGCATGCCTCCGGGCGGACCGGACGGCGTCGAGGAAGCGGCTGGCGGCGCCCGAGCCGGACTTGGCCGAGGCCGACTTGGCGTCCTGCGAGCCGAGGGTGAGGCGGTAACGGGTGCCGTTCACGGTGGCCATGGCCTGGTCCCCGTCCACGAACCAGGGCTTGCTCGCACGCACCGACTGCACGGGCGCGCTGTCGATCTCGCTGCCGTAGCTGGTCAGCAACTGGAGCCGGCCGTCCTTGATCATGACCTGTCCGGCGCGGGTGACCGAGCGCAGGAATCGCTCGATCCGCACTCCTCTGGCGTTGAACTCCGTATCGGCCATCACACAACCGCCTCCCCGATGGCTCCGACTGGCACTGTGCCGCCGCCTCTCATTTTCCCTGTTGCGCAGTGTGCCCGTGACCGGCCCCGGACACCAGGGCGCACTGGGGGACAATGAGGATCGAAACGGCATGAGTATGCCACCTGGGCTGGGCGTGGGGCACAAGCAGGAGGAGTGGGCGTTGGACGGCACGGCGCACGGGAGTACCGAGACGATCGACGTGGATCGCAGCGACCACGGCTACCGCGAGTGGCTGAAGGAAGCCGTCCGTAAGGTGCAGGCCGACGCCCAGCGGTCCGCGGACACCCACCTGCTGAGCTTCCCGCTGCCCGAGCGCTGGGGGATCGACCTCTACCTCAAGGACGAGTCCACCCACCCCACGGGAAGCCTCAAGCACCGCCTGGCACGCTCGCTGTTCCTCTATGGGCTGTGCAACGGCTGGATCCGGCCGGGCAAACCCGTGATCGAGGCGTCCAGTGGCTCGACCGCCGTATCCGAGGCGTACTTCGCCAAGCTGATCGGGGTGCCCTTCATCGCGGTGATGCCCCGCACGACCAGCCGGGAGAAGTGCCGCCTGATCGAATTCCATGGCGGCCAGTGCCATTTCGTGGACGACCCGCGGACGATGTACGAGGAGTCCGCAACCCTCGCGGCGGAATCCGGGGGCCACTACATGGACCAGTTCACCTACGCCGAGCGGGCCACGGACTGGCGCGGCAACAACAACATCGCCGAGTCGATCTATCAGCAGCTGCGTCTGGAGCGCTATCCCGAACCGGCGTGGGTCGTGGCCACGGCGGGCACCGGTGGCACGTCGGCGACCCTCGCCCGCTATGTCCACTACATGCAGTACGACACCCGGGTGTGCGTCGCCGACCCGGAGAACTCCTGCTTCTTCGACGGCTGGGTGCACCATGACGCCCACGCCTCCAGCGACCACGGCTCACGCATCGAGGGCATCGGCCGCCCCCGGATGGAGCCCAGCTTCGTACCGGGCGCGATCGACCGGATGATGAAGGTCCCGGACGCGGCGAGCGTCGCCGCCGTGCGCGCCCTGGAGCGGGCCATCGGCCGTAAGGCGGGCGGCTCCACCGGGACGGGGCTGTGGAGCGCGCTGCGGATCGTCGCGGAGATGGTGGCCGCGGGGCGGACCGGGAGCGTGGTGACGCTGCTGTGCGATCCGGGGGAGCGGTATTTGGACAAGTACTACTCGGACGCGTGGCTCGAGGAGCAGGGGCTGGACATCGAGCCGTATGTGAAGACGCTCGACATCTTCCTCACCACGGGTAACTGGACGGACTGACCTCCGCCCTTACGGCCACCGCCACGCCCTTACGTCCACCGCCACGCGCGTACGGTCGCCGTCATGCCCTTACGGTCGCCGCCTCGCCCTTACGGCCGTCGTCAGGCCGCCGCCACCATCCGGTCCAGGTTCCGCACCGCCTGGTGGAACGCGCGCCGCAGACCCGGCCGCATCGCCCGTACGGCACCGCGCAGCACCGCCGTGCCGTCCACCGCGAAGACATAGCGCACCACGGTACCGCCGTCCGACGGCCGCAGTGTCCACTCCTCCAGCAGGGCCCGCAGCCCCGGTACGTTGGTCTCGTCGACGCGGTAGGCGTAGCGCTCGTGCGGATCCGCCGCCATGACCGTCTCGCGGAAGCGGGTGCCGCCCATGAGGCGGATCTCCCTGCCCTTGCCGCCGTCCGTGGAGCGGGCGTCCTTCACCTGCCGGAACCACCGCGGCCAGCCCTCGACGTCGGTGAACGCCTCGAACACCGCCTCCGGAGCGGCCGAGACCTTGGCGACGAAGACGAGCCGCACCGGGGCGGTCTCGGCGTACTCCAGTCCGACGGAACGCAACCGGTGTGTCATGGACACACGATAACTGTCGGGGTGTCAGATGTCTGCGGTGCGGACCGGCTCGCCCGCCACCACCAGCTCCGGCAGATACTCGGAGATCTCCGCCCGCGCCTCCTCCGGCAGCCCCGGGTCCGTGACCAGCGCGTCCACCTGGTCCAGCGAGGCGAAGGAACTCAGCCCCACCGTGCCCCACTTGGTGTGGTCCGCGACCACCACCACCCGGCGCGCGGCCCTGACGAAGTGGCGGTTGGTCTCCGCCTCCGCGAGATTCGGCGTCGACAGACCCGCCTCCACCGATATGCCGTGCACCCCGAGGAAGAGCACATCGAAGTGGAGCGAGCGCACCGCCGCGTCCGCGACCGGCCCCACCAGCGTGTCCGACGGCGTCCGCACCCCGCCGGTGAGCACG
This genomic interval from Streptomyces asiaticus contains the following:
- a CDS encoding PLP-dependent cysteine synthase family protein, producing the protein MPPGLGVGHKQEEWALDGTAHGSTETIDVDRSDHGYREWLKEAVRKVQADAQRSADTHLLSFPLPERWGIDLYLKDESTHPTGSLKHRLARSLFLYGLCNGWIRPGKPVIEASSGSTAVSEAYFAKLIGVPFIAVMPRTTSREKCRLIEFHGGQCHFVDDPRTMYEESATLAAESGGHYMDQFTYAERATDWRGNNNIAESIYQQLRLERYPEPAWVVATAGTGGTSATLARYVHYMQYDTRVCVADPENSCFFDGWVHHDAHASSDHGSRIEGIGRPRMEPSFVPGAIDRMMKVPDAASVAAVRALERAIGRKAGGSTGTGLWSALRIVAEMVAAGRTGSVVTLLCDPGERYLDKYYSDAWLEEQGLDIEPYVKTLDIFLTTGNWTD
- a CDS encoding SRPBCC family protein, whose product is MTHRLRSVGLEYAETAPVRLVFVAKVSAAPEAVFEAFTDVEGWPRWFRQVKDARSTDGGKGREIRLMGGTRFRETVMAADPHERYAYRVDETNVPGLRALLEEWTLRPSDGGTVVRYVFAVDGTAVLRGAVRAMRPGLRRAFHQAVRNLDRMVAAA